One Synechococcus sp. JA-2-3B'a(2-13) genomic window carries:
- a CDS encoding TldD/PmbA family protein, whose translation MLLLSKELPNLNYRHTLQRFDEDWRDPLSALLGWGRAAGADLVEIFLERGNSISCLAEDDAITSITPRLSTGAGVRVFRGLADCYVSTNDLSFAGLKAALEKGLSLMGLTPPGPTALVSAINLEMLQDYGERRRKDGWLKECSPIAEMGEILLKANEQLGRQARHVQSRRTTYFRDWQEILVACSDGTFVRDVRLTQSVSSTLLCADGSHRASVSQRSGGTGDPNFLRRWDLEAHSRELAEAAGQMLYADYVESGTYPIVMSNAFGGVIFHEACGHLLETTQIERKTTPFADKKGQKIAHKNLTAWDEGLSEGAFGSLDVDDEGMPVQRTLLIEKGILKNFLADRAGSMRTGHPRTGSGRRQNYTFAPASRMRNTYIAPGDAELDDLFASIDKGIYCKRMGGGSVGPTGQFNFAVEEAYLIENGKITKPLKGATLIGEAKDILTKISMCSKDLSLAAGFCGSVSGSIYVTVGQPHIKVDSITVGGR comes from the coding sequence ATGCTGCTTTTGTCCAAAGAACTGCCCAACCTGAACTACCGTCATACTCTACAGCGCTTCGACGAGGATTGGCGGGATCCCCTCTCTGCCCTGTTGGGTTGGGGTCGGGCTGCCGGTGCCGATTTGGTGGAGATTTTTCTAGAACGGGGCAATTCCATCAGTTGCCTGGCCGAAGATGACGCCATCACCAGCATCACCCCACGGCTCTCCACCGGGGCCGGCGTGCGGGTGTTTCGCGGCTTGGCCGACTGCTACGTCAGCACCAACGATCTGTCCTTTGCCGGTCTCAAGGCTGCTCTGGAGAAGGGCCTTTCGCTGATGGGCCTCACCCCTCCCGGCCCCACAGCGCTGGTTTCTGCCATCAACCTGGAGATGCTGCAGGACTACGGCGAGCGTCGCCGCAAAGATGGCTGGTTGAAGGAATGTAGCCCCATTGCGGAGATGGGGGAGATCCTGCTCAAAGCCAACGAGCAACTGGGTCGCCAAGCCCGCCATGTGCAGTCCCGCCGCACCACCTATTTCCGCGATTGGCAAGAGATTCTGGTGGCCTGCAGCGATGGCACCTTTGTGCGGGATGTGCGCCTCACCCAATCCGTGAGCTCTACGCTGCTCTGTGCCGATGGATCCCATCGCGCCTCTGTCAGTCAACGCTCCGGCGGTACGGGGGATCCCAACTTTTTGCGCCGTTGGGATCTGGAGGCCCACAGCCGGGAGCTGGCAGAAGCTGCCGGCCAGATGCTCTATGCCGACTATGTGGAATCCGGCACCTACCCGATTGTGATGTCCAACGCCTTTGGCGGCGTCATTTTCCACGAAGCCTGCGGGCATCTGTTGGAAACCACCCAGATTGAGCGCAAAACCACTCCCTTTGCCGACAAAAAAGGCCAGAAAATTGCCCACAAAAACCTCACCGCCTGGGATGAAGGTCTCTCTGAAGGGGCCTTTGGCAGCCTGGATGTGGATGACGAGGGGATGCCCGTCCAGCGCACTCTGCTGATCGAGAAGGGCATTTTGAAAAACTTCTTGGCGGATCGGGCTGGCTCAATGCGCACCGGCCACCCTCGCACCGGCAGCGGTCGCCGACAGAACTACACCTTTGCCCCCGCCAGCCGTATGCGCAATACCTACATTGCCCCCGGAGATGCAGAACTGGACGATCTTTTTGCTTCTATCGACAAAGGCATTTACTGCAAGCGTATGGGGGGAGGGAGCGTCGGCCCCACTGGGCAATTTAACTTCGCCGTCGAAGAAGCCTATCTCATCGAAAACGGCAAGATTACCAAACCCCTCAAGGGAGCCACCCTGATCGGAGAAGCCAAAGACATCTTGACCAAAATCTCCATGTGTTCCAAAGACCTCAGCTTGGCAGCTGGGTTCTGTGGCTCCGTCAGCGGCAGCATTTATGTGACGGTGGGGCAGCCTCACATCAAGGTAGATTCCATTACCGTGGGCGGTCGCTAA
- a CDS encoding IS5-like element ISSoc13 family transposase (programmed frameshift): MKLVFLDENKWQKILAFLQTEERVNIGKEANCKQFIEAVLWIARSGAPWRYLPEGYGKWYTIYQRFHRWSRFGVWERMFKYFIDDPDLEHLIIDSTMVRAHSCAAGKKGEQALGRSRGGYSTKIHVSVDGLGNPLELRITGGEKSDITQGEELIEGWQRKDTKVIGDKGYDADKLIEKIGEAQAVIPPKRNRKTQRHYDKHLYKERHLIECFFHKLKQYRHLFSRFDKLARNFLSFLYLVSALFWLK, encoded by the exons ATGAAGTTGGTTTTTTTAGATGAAAACAAATGGCAGAAGATATTGGCTTTTTTACAGACAGAAGAGAGAGTTAACATTGGGAAAGAAGCAAACTGCAAACAGTTTATTGAAGCAGTTCTTTGGATAGCCCGTTCCGGTGCTCCTTGGCGCTACCTCCCAGAAGGATATGGCAAATGGTACACCATCTATCAAAGATTCCACCGGTGGAGTCGTTTTGGAGTGTGGGAACGGATGTTCAAGTATTTTATTGACGACCCTGATTTAGAGCATCTCATTATTGATTCAACCATGGTTCGAGCGCACTCCTGTGCTGCCGGAA AAAAAGGGGAGCAAGCTTTGGGGAGAAGCCGAGGCGGATACAGCACCAAGATTCATGTGAGTGTAGATGGGTTGGGAAATCCGCTGGAATTGAGAATAACTGGCGGGGAAAAGAGCGATATTACTCAAGGGGAAGAATTGATAGAGGGCTGGCAGAGAAAGGATACCAAAGTAATTGGGGATAAAGGATATGATGCGGATAAGTTGATTGAGAAGATAGGGGAAGCTCAAGCGGTTATTCCGCCTAAAAGGAATAGAAAGACGCAGCGGCATTATGACAAGCATCTGTATAAAGAGAGGCATTTAATCGAATGCTTTTTTCATAAGTTAAAGCAGTACCGGCATCTATTTTCTCGTTTTGACAAATTGGCCAGGAACTTCTTGAGTTTTCTCTATCTCGTCAGTGCTCTCTTTTGGCTCAAATGA
- a CDS encoding DUF4351 domain-containing protein — MRSLDMRESVIYQEWRAEALREGLEEGRKEGRREGLQLGLQQGLQQGLQQGLQQGLQHGEATLVLRLLRRKLGSLDPALENKIWALSTSQLEALGEALLDFNSLEDLTAWLARQLETAGAPLSAHRARVGRNVSKMQ; from the coding sequence ATGAGGTCTTTGGATATGAGGGAATCGGTGATCTACCAAGAGTGGCGGGCAGAAGCTCTGCGAGAGGGGCTGGAAGAAGGGCGCAAAGAAGGACGCAGAGAAGGACTACAACTGGGCCTGCAACAAGGGCTACAACAAGGATTGCAACAAGGATTACAACAGGGATTGCAACACGGGGAAGCAACGCTGGTTTTGCGGCTGCTCAGGCGGAAGTTGGGATCCCTTGACCCGGCCCTTGAGAATAAGATTTGGGCTTTGTCAACGTCACAACTGGAGGCGCTGGGGGAAGCTCTGTTGGACTTCAACAGCTTGGAGGATTTAACTGCCTGGCTAGCCCGTCAGCTAGAAACCGCAGGAGCCCCGCTCTCTGCCCACAGGGCAAGGGTCGGGAGGAATGTGAGTAAAATGCAATAA
- a CDS encoding TldD/PmbA family protein — protein MVQVEVLAEQTQSCARRLGIPQFDLYGAQVDETSVQVDHGEPRQVKASHRCSVTVRAWNDQGQVGVTSTTDVDEAGLELALQTAFEASHFGVREHAPQFSPEATLPIAQPCNDKGPLALAGDLLEQLVAAEKALLGSHPAIQGVPYNGLAQRQINRFYLNSHQALRQEEHTLASVFLYSKAEQEGRKPRSAGAMRVARSLDELDIQGCVQEAAEKLISHLEYERIPSGKYTVVFSGEAFLSLLGAFSNVFNAQNILDNQSLSTPESLGKTIASPLLSVCDDALHPTNVGAISFDGEGTPTRRVPLITNGVLTHFLHSAGTAKRLGAKPTGHANIGAKVTVAAHYYHVFAGAPPESTYDLATAENVVWIDELQALHAGVKPLQGSFSLPFQGWWVRQGERISIEAATVAGDFLELLKSIFYVEPEPQVTPGGLCPRIWVADLSITGQ, from the coding sequence ATGGTGCAAGTCGAGGTGTTGGCAGAACAGACACAAAGCTGTGCCCGGCGGCTGGGGATCCCTCAGTTTGATCTCTACGGGGCTCAAGTGGATGAAACCAGCGTGCAGGTAGATCATGGGGAACCTCGCCAGGTCAAGGCTTCCCACCGCTGCAGCGTGACGGTGCGGGCCTGGAACGACCAAGGGCAGGTGGGAGTAACTTCCACCACCGATGTGGATGAGGCGGGGCTGGAACTGGCCCTGCAAACGGCCTTTGAAGCCAGCCATTTTGGCGTGCGGGAACATGCCCCTCAATTCAGCCCGGAAGCCACTCTGCCCATTGCCCAGCCTTGTAACGACAAAGGGCCGTTGGCTTTGGCTGGCGACTTGTTGGAACAGTTGGTGGCTGCTGAAAAGGCACTCCTGGGATCCCATCCCGCCATTCAGGGGGTGCCCTACAACGGCCTAGCGCAGCGGCAAATCAACCGCTTCTACCTCAACAGCCACCAAGCCCTGCGACAAGAGGAGCATACCCTCGCTTCGGTTTTTCTCTACAGCAAGGCAGAGCAAGAAGGTCGCAAACCCCGCAGCGCCGGAGCCATGCGAGTGGCTCGCAGCCTGGATGAGTTGGATATCCAGGGTTGTGTGCAGGAAGCTGCTGAGAAACTGATTAGCCATCTGGAGTACGAGCGGATCCCTTCTGGAAAATACACAGTGGTCTTTTCAGGAGAAGCCTTTTTGAGTTTGTTGGGCGCCTTCTCCAATGTGTTCAATGCCCAAAACATTTTGGACAACCAAAGCCTGTCCACCCCAGAATCCCTGGGCAAGACCATTGCCTCACCTCTTCTGTCGGTGTGTGACGATGCCCTGCACCCGACCAATGTGGGAGCGATCAGCTTTGATGGAGAAGGCACCCCCACCCGCCGTGTCCCTCTCATCACCAATGGGGTCTTGACCCACTTTTTGCACAGCGCCGGTACGGCTAAGCGCCTAGGAGCCAAGCCCACTGGCCATGCCAACATCGGCGCCAAGGTCACAGTTGCCGCCCACTACTACCATGTATTTGCCGGGGCACCGCCGGAGAGCACCTATGACTTGGCTACGGCTGAAAATGTAGTTTGGATCGATGAGCTGCAAGCGCTTCATGCCGGCGTTAAGCCCCTACAGGGATCCTTCTCGCTGCCGTTTCAGGGGTGGTGGGTACGCCAAGGAGAACGCATCAGCATCGAAGCGGCCACGGTGGCCGGAGACTTCCTGGAGCTGTTGAAGTCGATTTTCTACGTCGAGCCCGAGCCGCAAGTCACACCGGGTGGGCTGTGTCCCCGCATCTGGGTTGCCGATCTCTCCATTACCGGGCAATAA
- a CDS encoding MBL fold metallo-hydrolase, whose amino-acid sequence MQLTRIDLNSWLIHTREQTFLLDPWLVDPLVFLGIPWFIRLEHRQPLPFTPETLPKIDGILLSQAQPDHCHPPTLQRLDKRIPVLASPAAARVVKSLGFATVQALDPWQSVRWGDLRVTAIPGAPLGPVRELGYLLEEVPSQTRLYYEPHLSQPDVRPRLQQEFGSIHTLLIPVVGQIFPLLGEVIMGPERALEVVAALRPQQVIPTAMGEVDYHGWFAAQIRPLGSLQEFREKLAALNAATSQSIQLCCPAPGETVSLSVVAKT is encoded by the coding sequence ATGCAACTGACCCGCATCGACCTCAACAGTTGGCTCATCCACACCCGGGAGCAAACCTTCCTATTGGATCCGTGGCTGGTGGATCCCCTGGTGTTTCTGGGGATCCCCTGGTTCATCCGCCTGGAGCACCGCCAGCCGCTCCCTTTTACGCCGGAGACCTTGCCCAAAATCGACGGGATCCTCCTCAGCCAAGCCCAGCCGGATCACTGCCACCCACCAACGTTGCAGCGCCTGGATAAGCGGATCCCCGTTTTGGCCTCGCCGGCTGCAGCCAGAGTCGTGAAGAGTCTAGGATTTGCAACGGTTCAGGCTCTGGATCCCTGGCAGTCTGTTCGCTGGGGGGATCTGCGGGTCACGGCCATTCCCGGTGCGCCCCTAGGGCCTGTCCGTGAGCTGGGCTATCTGCTGGAAGAGGTGCCCTCTCAGACACGGCTTTACTACGAGCCTCATCTTTCCCAACCGGATGTCCGCCCGCGGCTGCAGCAGGAGTTTGGCTCCATCCATACCCTACTGATTCCGGTGGTGGGGCAGATCTTTCCCCTCTTGGGAGAGGTGATCATGGGGCCAGAGCGGGCCCTGGAGGTGGTGGCAGCCCTACGCCCCCAGCAGGTGATCCCTACGGCGATGGGAGAGGTGGACTACCACGGGTGGTTTGCCGCCCAGATCCGCCCCTTGGGCAGCCTGCAGGAGTTTCGAGAAAAGCTGGCAGCCTTGAATGCCGCCACGTCCCAATCCATCCAGTTGTGTTGCCCCGCCCCTGGGGAAACGGTGTCTCTTTCTGTCGTGGCCAAGACATGA
- a CDS encoding DUF2358 domain-containing protein: MSLPSQAPPSADLVAILRADYARFPRDQTYAIYDPQVYFRDPLNEFRGLDRYRRMIEGIGRWLQDIRLDLQDIRQTGNQIRTEWILSGALALPWRPRLCIPGWTEMQINETGLIGSHVDYWRCSRRQVLLQMFRPGDPKGSR; encoded by the coding sequence ATGAGCCTTCCTTCCCAAGCCCCGCCTAGCGCCGATCTGGTGGCCATCTTGCGGGCAGATTACGCTCGCTTTCCCCGGGATCAGACCTATGCGATCTACGACCCGCAGGTTTACTTCCGGGATCCCCTCAACGAGTTTCGCGGCTTGGATCGCTATCGCCGCATGATCGAGGGGATAGGGCGTTGGCTACAGGATATCCGTCTCGATCTGCAGGATATTCGGCAAACCGGCAACCAGATCCGCACCGAGTGGATCCTGAGCGGTGCTTTGGCTTTGCCTTGGCGTCCCCGCCTGTGCATCCCCGGCTGGACAGAGATGCAGATCAATGAGACGGGGTTGATCGGATCCCATGTTGATTACTGGCGGTGCTCTCGCCGGCAAGTGTTGCTGCAAATGTTTCGGCCTGGGGATCCCAAAGGATCCCGTTAA
- a CDS encoding DEAD/DEAH box helicase: protein MSALLPPATDLLDELRQLFPFELDDFQIRAIQVLAAGESVVVCAPTGSGKTLIGEYAIYRALSQGKRVFYTTPLKALSNQKFRDFGQQFGPERVGLLTGDISINRDAPVLVMTTEIFRNMLYGTPISLAVQRYAYGERDDGTEFSEGEVDPLRDVQAVILDECHYMNDQQRGTVWEEAIIYCPPTIQLIALSATLANSDQLTDWMNQVHGPTHLIDSNHRPVPLQFHFANRKGLFPLLEQTESGQWVRNRRLKSKRPNSHEPSWAGVPDIAQVLENLRQRDMLPAIYFIFSRKGCDMAVASVRDLDLVASEEERQQLAEQIDRFCRETPEAVRRDQLDALYRGIAAHHAGMLPAWKGLVEHLFQQGLVKLVFATETLAAGINMPARTTVISSLSKRTDNGHRLLTASEFMQMSGRAGRRGKDIIGHVVTVQSPFEGAQEAARLATSGADPLVSQFTPTYGMVLNLLQKHSLEAARDLINRSFGQYLLSLQKLPEQQEILHTRAELEEIDRLLGGIADEDIARYEKMQAQRREERRILRYLLKQREAEPDPTLRLLAFPHIHAQEEKIRALEAQIRENPAHQVGKKLLGLREKRQRLLKRLEHLERQSDSVQELRWQQFMALVGVLQDFNCLQEYQPTDSGEVVAALRGDNELWLALALLSGECQGCAPHHLAGVVAALVSEAPRSGTYSRLRTSGLVEDVLHGLRGLRRQLFRSQRQHQVFHVPIGFEPSLAGIVEHWAQGIPWETLEASTNLDAGDLVRLIRRTLDLLSQIPYVPHLPAELRENARQAQKMLDRFPVSELI, encoded by the coding sequence ATGAGTGCGCTTCTCCCCCCGGCAACCGATTTGCTGGACGAGTTGCGGCAGCTTTTCCCCTTCGAGCTGGACGACTTTCAGATCCGAGCCATTCAGGTTCTGGCTGCTGGGGAATCGGTGGTGGTTTGTGCTCCCACGGGATCCGGCAAGACCCTGATTGGAGAATATGCGATCTATCGAGCCTTATCCCAGGGCAAGCGGGTTTTCTATACAACGCCCCTGAAGGCCCTCTCCAACCAAAAGTTCCGGGATTTTGGCCAGCAATTTGGCCCGGAACGGGTTGGCCTGCTCACCGGCGACATTTCCATCAACCGGGATGCACCGGTCTTGGTGATGACCACCGAGATCTTCCGCAACATGCTCTACGGCACACCGATATCCTTGGCAGTGCAAAGGTATGCCTACGGCGAACGCGATGACGGCACAGAATTCTCAGAGGGCGAGGTGGATCCCTTGCGGGATGTGCAGGCGGTGATCTTGGACGAATGCCATTACATGAACGACCAGCAGCGGGGCACCGTCTGGGAAGAAGCAATCATCTACTGCCCCCCCACGATCCAGCTCATTGCCCTTTCTGCCACCCTGGCCAACAGCGACCAGCTCACCGATTGGATGAACCAGGTGCATGGCCCCACCCATCTGATCGACTCCAACCACCGCCCGGTGCCGCTGCAATTTCACTTTGCCAATCGCAAAGGGCTGTTCCCCCTGCTGGAGCAAACCGAGTCGGGGCAGTGGGTTCGCAACCGCCGCTTGAAAAGCAAACGGCCCAACTCCCACGAGCCCTCCTGGGCAGGAGTGCCGGACATAGCGCAGGTGTTGGAAAACTTGCGCCAGCGGGACATGCTGCCGGCCATCTATTTCATCTTCAGTCGCAAAGGCTGTGATATGGCCGTGGCCAGCGTAAGGGATCTGGACTTGGTAGCCAGCGAGGAAGAACGGCAGCAGTTGGCCGAGCAGATCGACCGCTTTTGTCGAGAAACGCCCGAAGCTGTCCGACGAGATCAGTTGGATGCCCTTTACCGGGGTATTGCCGCTCACCATGCCGGCATGTTGCCTGCCTGGAAGGGACTGGTGGAGCATCTGTTTCAGCAGGGGCTAGTGAAGCTGGTCTTCGCCACTGAGACTTTGGCCGCCGGGATCAACATGCCTGCGCGAACCACGGTGATCTCTTCCCTTTCCAAGCGCACCGACAACGGCCACCGCCTCTTGACCGCTTCCGAGTTCATGCAAATGTCGGGCCGAGCCGGACGGCGGGGCAAGGACATCATCGGCCATGTGGTGACGGTGCAATCCCCGTTTGAGGGGGCCCAAGAAGCTGCGCGGCTGGCCACCTCTGGAGCGGATCCCTTGGTGAGCCAGTTTACCCCCACCTATGGCATGGTGCTGAACCTGCTGCAAAAGCACTCTTTGGAAGCAGCACGGGATCTGATCAACCGCAGCTTCGGCCAGTATTTGCTCTCGTTGCAAAAGTTGCCCGAACAACAGGAGATCCTGCACACGCGCGCCGAGCTGGAGGAGATCGACCGTCTCTTGGGAGGCATTGCCGACGAAGATATCGCCCGCTATGAGAAGATGCAGGCGCAACGGCGGGAAGAACGACGCATTTTGCGCTACTTGCTCAAACAACGGGAAGCTGAGCCGGATCCCACCTTGCGGCTGTTGGCCTTTCCCCACATTCATGCCCAAGAGGAAAAAATCCGTGCCCTAGAAGCTCAAATCCGAGAGAACCCCGCTCACCAAGTGGGGAAAAAATTGCTGGGTTTGCGAGAAAAACGCCAGCGCTTGCTCAAGCGCCTCGAGCACCTGGAGCGGCAAAGCGATTCCGTGCAGGAGTTGCGCTGGCAGCAATTTATGGCCTTGGTGGGGGTGTTGCAGGATTTCAACTGTCTGCAAGAGTATCAACCTACCGATAGCGGAGAGGTGGTGGCCGCGCTGCGGGGGGATAACGAGCTCTGGCTGGCGCTGGCTCTGCTCTCGGGTGAGTGTCAGGGCTGTGCTCCCCATCATTTGGCCGGAGTTGTGGCTGCCTTGGTCTCAGAGGCTCCCCGTTCAGGTACCTACAGCCGGCTGCGCACCTCGGGGCTGGTGGAGGATGTGCTGCACGGATTGCGGGGTTTACGGCGGCAGCTGTTCCGCAGCCAACGGCAACACCAGGTGTTTCATGTGCCGATTGGGTTTGAGCCCAGCTTGGCTGGGATCGTCGAACATTGGGCGCAAGGGATCCCTTGGGAAACCCTAGAAGCCAGCACCAACCTAGATGCCGGAGACTTGGTGCGCCTGATCCGCCGCACGCTGGATTTGCTTTCTCAGATCCCTTATGTTCCCCATCTGCCGGCGGAGTTACGGGAAAATGCCCGTCAAGCCCAAAAAATGCTGGATCGCTTCCCGGTGAGCGAGTTGATCTAG